A genomic region of Alnus glutinosa chromosome 11, dhAlnGlut1.1, whole genome shotgun sequence contains the following coding sequences:
- the LOC133881310 gene encoding UPF0481 protein At3g47200-like, with translation MKQSATGQIQATANDLIINVDENSESQMEHQDRVLANDIAKMLESSEPPLSPECCIYKVPTDLRKVNEKAYTPEVISIGPFHHGDERLETMEKLIKVTYFKRFMQKTLLNVEKLESIIRNREADVRHCYSHPSALSSDGYVKMILTDASFIIVFFLTYCKTNEWMGEYDLTPRLISTIRRDIQLLENQLPFFVIDKIYNFAFASHSNLPSFTELAIKFFARSNSREMSLDPNLKIRHFVDLLRTSFLPQSISQRQPQRNRGQKVTLLYTASQLHEAGVKFKVSSSNCLFDLKFTNGVLEIPQFKLSNNTESLFRNLMALEQCHYPFDGYFTDYICVLNFLIDTPKDMDLLVRKRILVNGLGNSNAVINSVNNLWRQIFISEVNSDYCHLCKDLNTFYEDPRHSWKATLRRDYFSTPWRTASTVATIIFMVLTFTQTVCSIISLW, from the coding sequence ATGAAACAATCAGCAACTGGACAAATTCAAGCAACGGCAAATGATTTGATAATAAATGTGGACGAAAATTCTGAAAGTCAAATGGAACATCAAGACAGAGTGTTGGCAAATGACATCGCAAAAATGCTAGAAAGCTCGGAGCCTCCCTTATCACCTGAATGTTGTATCTACAAGGTTCCAACTGATCTTCGCAAAGTGAATGAAAAAGCTTACACTCCTGAGGTTATATCAATAGGGCCTTTTCATCATGGCGATGAAAGATTGGAAACCATGGAAAAGCTAATTAAAGTGACATATTTCAAGAGATTTATGCAAAAGACTCTGCTAAACGTGGAAAAATTAGAAAGCATTATAAGGAATAGGGAAGCAGATGTTCGTCATTGTTATTCACATCCTAGCGCACTTAGCAGTGATGGTTACGTGAAAATGATCTTGACAGATGCGAGCTTcattattgtgttttttttgacATACTGCAAGACTAATGAATGGATGGGTGAGTACGACTTAACACCGCGGTTGATTTCTACGATAAGAAGAGACATCCAGTTgcttgaaaatcaacttcctttctttgttaTTGACAAAATATACAACTTTGCATTTGCATCTCACTCAAACTTACCTTCTTTCACTGAGCTTGCCATCAAATTTTTTGCACGATCCAACAGTAGAGAAATGTCTCTCGATCCCAATTTGAAAATTAGGCACTTCGTTGATTTGTTAAGAACCTCTTTTTTGCCTCAATCGATATCACAAAGACAACCGCAAAGAAACCGCGGCCAAAAAGTTACACTTTTGTACACTGCGAGCCAGTTACACGAGGCAGGAGTGAAGTTTAAGGTGAGCTCAAGCAATTGTTTATTTGACTTAAAATTCACAAACGGAGTGCTGGAAATACCACAATTCAAATTAAGCAATAATACCGAGTCTCTTTTTCGAAACCTCATGGCCTTGGAGCAATGTCACTATCCCTTTGATGGTTATTTTACCGATTATATTTGCGTATTGAATTTCCTTATTGACACTCCCAAAGATATGGATTTACTTGTACGAAAAAGGATTTTGGTTAACGGTTTAGGCAACAGCAATGCAGTGATAAATTCAGTCAACAATCTTTGGAgacaaatttttatttcagaAGTGAACTCCGATTATTGTCATCTTTGTaaagatttgaatacattctaTGAGGATCCTCGGCATAGTTGGAAGGCTACCTTGAGACGTGATTATTTTAGCACTCCCTGGAGAACTGCTTCTACTGTAgctactattatttttatggtGCTTACTTTCACACAAACTGTATGCTCTATCATCTCATTGTGGTAG
- the LOC133882583 gene encoding glyoxylase I 4-like, which translates to MGGMVEEVEIQRLSSLGSAPSSTTMPLLSLNHVSFVCKSVRKSVRFYEDVLGFVLIKRPSSFDFEGAWLFKYGIGIHLLESDNVPTKKGAINPKDNHISFQCSDMKLFMQKLEEMNIEYVTAVVEEGGITVDQLFFHDPDGYMIEICNCQNLPVLPLSSCPLKLPKTTSKSRMSFPFYGKGSRKVQCSRRDEALMMENLVVEMMNISF; encoded by the exons atggggggGATGGTTGAAGAGGTGGAGATACAGAGGTTGTCTTCTTTGGGTTCAGCTCCGTCTTCAACAACAATGCCTCTACTGTCTTTGAATCATGTCTCATTTGTCTGCAAGTCTGTGAGAAAGTCTGTGAGGTTCTATGAAGACGTCTTGGGATTTGTACTCATCAAACGCCCTTCTTCCTTCGACTTTGAAGGAGCTTG GTTGTTCAAGTATGGTATTGGCATACATTTGCTTGAGTCAGACAATGTCCCAACAAAGAAGGGGGCAATAAATCCAAAAGACAACCACATTTCATTCCAATGCTCAGACATGAAGCTCTTTATGCAGAAGCTGGAGGAGATGAATATAGAGTACGTTACAGCAGTGGTGGAAGAAGGTGGAATCACAGTTGATCAGCTCTTCTTCCATGACCCTGATGGATACATGATTGAAATATGCAATTGTCAAAATCTCCCTGTTCTTCCACTTTCATCATGCCCTCTCAAGCTACCTAAAACTACTTCTAAGAGCCGCATGTCCTTTCCATTTTATG GTAAGGGAAGTCGAAAGGTGCAATGCTCTAGACGAGATGAGGCATTGATGATGGAGAACTTAGTGGTGGAGATGATGAACATTTCTTTCTAA